GAAGGTATTTTTAGTAATTAAGTAGCCTCTAACATTGGTATTTCCATCAATGGAAACACCCGAACCACCATTATTGTGTAAGACATTACATTCAATGGTTGAATGGCGACCACTTCGATAATGAATGGCATCACCATCAGCATTTTGAATATCATTACTCGTGATAGTTTGGTTTAAATCAACGGCTGAAGTAAGGCTCTGGTTAATACCATCCCCCGTTGCTTCACGTAATATATTACCTTGAATATTTAGATAACTTGGTGCGCCTCGAGCAATCACAACATTATGATAAGGTGTCGCTGCAGTAGAGGTTGTTCCTAATAATTGGTTATGAATCACTTGCCAATTAATCACATTAGTTTGTGATGTTAAATTATTAAATGAAATATTATTATGTGCTGTCTTTATTGCGTTATAACGGATCACACCACTGTCACCAGTTAATGCACTATTTCCGGCATTAGAAATAGCAATACCAGCACAACCTAATGATGTTCCGCAACCTTGGTCACCAATCACATCATCATTACCAGCAGGATCAATACCAATGAGGTTATTTTCAATTAATGTATCTGTAATATTGGCTGCATTAACGTTAATTCCTAGCGAACCACCAGTCAGAGATAAATGTTTAACCGTCGTATTATCAGCACTGATAGTAAGCAGTTCAGCATTGTAGGGGCTAGCATTGGTTGCCATATCAATTTGTAATTCAGGTTTAGCTAATGGTGGGATAACTTCTGTTGTACATCCAGTATTACTCCCCACTATTTGTGCCGCAGAATAATTTCCAGGATTAGAATCAACAACTGTTATCCCGTTGGTATGGCTATACACAGTTCCATCAATAGTTGTATTGGCACCATTCATACCTGTGATAGCAATCAGTGATGATGTTGGTGTGATGACCCACCAATCTACACTTGCATCAGTATCATTGGCAGGAACTGCTGGGACAAAGCGCATTTCGTTAGCACCAGCAATAGTATTAGCATTAGTAATAAATTGATTTAACGAGCCTTGCGCTGTGTTATTTAAATTTGTAACAACGTTATAAGAGAAACCAAAATCTAAGTTATTCACCGCCTGTGACATACCCGAAAATTCAATTCGAGTAATATGTTCACGTAAAGAAAGGTTACCCGTTCCATTGTTGGTTGCACGATCGCCATCCCAACCACCAAAACAAGAACCCGTTGTATTGATCGGCGTTGCATCAGCGACCCCATCCCCATTCGCGTCACAATAACCAGTCGCAAAGGTACCATTTATATTATCCGTCACTGCTGTGGTATAGGTTTGATCAGCGACTGCGCTACCTGTTGCTGGCGGATTAGGCGAAACAAAATAGGTGACGCCGGGAATTTGTAAGAATGAATAATAGCCATTGGCGTCAGTTGTTGTGGTATAACTAGGCGCACCATCGGCGGCATTTGGAATACCATCACCGTCATCGGTATAAACATAAACACTCACGCCACTGACAGGGATTTGATCAGTCATGCCACTATCACCGTTCACATCATCATAAACATGCCCTGTAATGTCTACACAGCCAACACAGGTCATGTAATCTTCGATTTCCCCTGCGTTGTTTAATGCGCCTAACGAACGGGTATCTTCATCACTACCTGTTGCTGATGTATTAATAAGTGTTGAGCTGATACGTACACGTGAGAAGTAATAACCATTAGCCGTTAAATCAGCAAGAGAGTTCCATGTTAATGTTTGAGTTTGGTTATTTGTGCCTGTTGGTACAACAAATGCCCCCCCCGGGCCAGTACCATTGGTAATTAATTCATCGACATCAAAGGTACCGCTGTTATCAAAATCAAACCATGCATATAAATAGGCATCAGAACCCGAAGTATTGGTTGCATCTGCAGAAATGGAATAAGTAGTGTCAACAAAACGAACACTTGGATATGTCACGCCATCCTCATCATCTCCTGCAACGCCATAAAATGTACTACCAGCATTATTATCATCAGCCGTGGCATCTGCATTTTGAAGCCCAGTGTCATCATCATCTGGGATATTCACACCTAAATATGTCGTATATTCACTTTTTAATGCGCGATGAGAGGGTCCGTTATCGCCTTGTCGTGTACGATAATTATTAAGCCCTGTACCATTTGAAGCATCAGGCGCATCACCATAATCTTGAAGATAAGGTTCAAAATACACATCCATTTGTCCCCATGCTTCACCGCCACCACCAACTAACACATCAGAGGCCACCGTAAAGGTCGTCCCTAGAGGAATAACATCCCGATTGACGACTCTCTGGGTATTTCTACCCGTTTCACAGTTACCTCCGGCAGTATGACCACCATTAATTGTTTCTGTTATACCATTAGGAAAATAATACGTTGCTTTGTCATCTGCATTTAAGGTTCTAATTGTTCCTTTTTGAACAACTACATCACCCATAAAAAAAGTGGACGAACCATTAAATACACGACACCCGCCACCTGCATTTAAATAGTTATCACCATTTCTACCAGCGAAGACACGCATACAATAATATTTACCCACAGGCGTACAGGTTTGGAAAACACCATCAGAAAAACCACTATTACTAATTACACGAGGCTGTTCCGCATTTAATTTAAAACTAATCGCACATAGAAAAAATGCACTTATGTATAATTTAAATGCTTTCTTAAAAGGTATGAAATTTTTATTCATCAACCTCATCCTCATGAAAAGGTAATTTTTCGATTTATATTTTAACGTGTGTAAATTGTCGTCTATTTGTTCCGTTTCATTTATTAGAAAGTAGAATATGACTTAAATATCAATTTAATTAATTAAAAACATGCAATAAAAAAAGCGCCAACTTATGTGACGCTTTTTTAAATAACGAATTGTATTTAATTCACTTTAACGCGATAAATGACTTGTCCACTGCTACCTGCACTCATTGTACCTGCCATATCCCATTCAATATTTCCTTCGTAACCAATTTGATTCGTTCCATCAGTAGTTGAAACGGTACATGTTAGCCCCGTTGGTACTGTCGCATCTGAACATAGTACGGCTTGACTCAACTCGGTGAAATCTGGGGTTGAATCGAACAGTTTTACATCACTAATATTGGCATTACTGAAGTTTTTAAAGGTAATGACATACTCTAAAATATCACCCGGTTTGGCATTGTTTGTCGTCCCCGGTGGGGTTCCTTCAGTAATGTTTTGTACGGTCTTCTCTATCGTTAACTCACCACTGCCAGCAAATGTCACTCTGACTGTATCTGTATCGGTTAATTGTCGAGTGACGCCGCTATTAACGAAGCTCATGTCCGCTTCTATATCGTAATTGTAATTACTGTTCGCTGGCGCATTGCTCGGCGATTGCACTTTAGAGAGTAAGCAAACAGAAGAGCCTGCTGTTGTGGCGACTGGGTTCACGACTTGATTATCGCCACCATCTAACTCGCCATTACAATTATTATCAATAAAGAGTATCGCTGACCAACCGCCAATACCACTTGGGCCTGTCGTGTTATTGATGATATTGAAGTTAACATTACCTTGGGTATTGACTGTGAATTTATGACTAAATAGCGCTAAGCCTCCTGGCTCTATTTCTGTAAAGTTATCAGGCTCCATATACGGCTCACTAACTTTACCAAAGTTAAGACCTGATAAGTTATCACCCGCTTGCAGTACAACGGTCATTTGGTTATCCGTGACACTGGTACTTGTCACTTGTGGGATACCGCTAACATCCGCTTCACTGATATCAATCCAATTGGCTTTTGAACCAACCCGTACAATGATTGGCTGCCCTGCTAATATCACTGGCACTGCAAACGTATAACGACCATCACTGCCTGTTAACGCCGTTGCTATGATGTCACCGGTGTTATAACCCGTAATATTCGGTCCATTATAAATGGCTTGTACTTTAAAGTTCGCAAGGCCTCGCTCTGTGCCATCTTGAATACCATCATGGGCATCTGTTGCACCACCGACACCGTTATCTTCAAAGATGATGCCACTGATAGACATTTGCTGA
This genomic window from Photobacterium angustum contains:
- a CDS encoding right-handed parallel beta-helix repeat-containing protein — encoded protein: MNKNFIPFKKAFKLYISAFFLCAISFKLNAEQPRVISNSGFSDGVFQTCTPVGKYYCMRVFAGRNGDNYLNAGGGCRVFNGSSTFFMGDVVVQKGTIRTLNADDKATYYFPNGITETINGGHTAGGNCETGRNTQRVVNRDVIPLGTTFTVASDVLVGGGGEAWGQMDVYFEPYLQDYGDAPDASNGTGLNNYRTRQGDNGPSHRALKSEYTTYLGVNIPDDDDTGLQNADATADDNNAGSTFYGVAGDDEDGVTYPSVRFVDTTYSISADATNTSGSDAYLYAWFDFDNSGTFDVDELITNGTGPGGAFVVPTGTNNQTQTLTWNSLADLTANGYYFSRVRISSTLINTSATGSDEDTRSLGALNNAGEIEDYMTCVGCVDITGHVYDDVNGDSGMTDQIPVSGVSVYVYTDDGDGIPNAADGAPSYTTTTDANGYYSFLQIPGVTYFVSPNPPATGSAVADQTYTTAVTDNINGTFATGYCDANGDGVADATPINTTGSCFGGWDGDRATNNGTGNLSLREHITRIEFSGMSQAVNNLDFGFSYNVVTNLNNTAQGSLNQFITNANTIAGANEMRFVPAVPANDTDASVDWWVITPTSSLIAITGMNGANTTIDGTVYSHTNGITVVDSNPGNYSAAQIVGSNTGCTTEVIPPLAKPELQIDMATNASPYNAELLTISADNTTVKHLSLTGGSLGINVNAANITDTLIENNLIGIDPAGNDDVIGDQGCGTSLGCAGIAISNAGNSALTGDSGVIRYNAIKTAHNNISFNNLTSQTNVINWQVIHNQLLGTTSTAATPYHNVVIARGAPSYLNIQGNILREATGDGINQSLTSAVDLNQTITSNDIQNADGDAIHYRSGRHSTIECNVLHNNGGSGVSIDGNTNVRGYLITKNTFSNNDSNSIDLQNGATGDGVSLNNDICNNNTGAGANNNLARPEIDSAVYDGTNLTVTGSVCGTGEFVFEVYKVNAGTGDTGGDSRAAGEGETYLYSITGVVGSNLNDVTAVPGLVNGDEITVIAYRITTGGLGSLQDTSEFSANVPVDMDITLNGKVFEDNGKGATTAHNGIQAGDEQGLHGFIVKAVYDDTAITGFNPGQEINRTITSGDGRFTLVIPVDLSEKNVKLIVVSQAAWIDISESDVTDPALDLVGKVTNNSLLDGEMLINATAGDILDNLDFGKVQEPVLEPDNSVDALVGLPVFLSHKFIIDTSGTVTFSLANEQASPSGYNWSHIIYQDISCNGVLDMPADIAVVAPFNMNADSAPEICLVVKSMMPSNTPLNAISRYELIANVTFSNSPIVRQVSDTDTIKVTYSGSSDLEIEKTVLNITTSTGESRSNKAKPNDILEYRIYFKNNGLGDVDDLIISDLIPDFTSLSTTILCTPPAVSLPGTLVCSSILTPNGTNNAGYQGAVEWHFNNNLAPGESGYVSYQVKVD